One Oryza sativa Japonica Group chromosome 8, ASM3414082v1 DNA window includes the following coding sequences:
- the LOC4344820 gene encoding helicase-like transcription factor CHR28 → MLAGNMNNDNYIDLSSDSDIDFDFDSDDSVGGLDQELASSSSRPTENINGQYRTLPPSFTNGRHVDNARHALGSGDRAYPHSSSYRGSPNDSARATPASNRTDIVVKKHNGFASEENDNGKRILPSSFSNGRTTNAMHPVVASETRKFPPSFTNGNSQRLAENRMGKNVANGIGEPSSSRFPSRSSFGTDNKKVITDSDNEDVYVYGSSSSHRVLPPSFGRNSSANHSEFANGIDMQGRLNLENRIIDSDERAVYQEALQNIIQDKREDDLPEGVLSVPLLRHQKMALAWMVSKENSSHCAGGILADDQGLGKTVSTIALIQKQRIQQSKFMSVDSDRLKAEALNLDDDDEAAPVADNKGEQTKNDEPRKDLGAGSSSTAAGTGDVETCASLMNTAPDKTVERNVERKKKSKASTSSTMQSMTRPAAGTLVVCPASVLKQWANELTDKVGESAKLSVLVYHGGSRTKDPNELAKYDVVITTYTIVANEVPKQNADDDTDQKNGEESSAGNKRKQPPKAQSKSKKKKKKLKDSDIYLASGPVARVRWFRVVLDEAQTIKNFRTQVAKACCGLRAKRRWCLSGTPIQNAIDELYSYFHFLKYDPYSTYNSFCTMIKHPIARNAVHGYKKLQTVLRIVLLRRTKETLIDGEPIIKLPPKTINLDKVDFTKEERAFYLTLEERSRQQFKAYAAAGTLKQNYANILLMLLRLRQACDHPLLVKGHQSEYKGDGSIEMAKQLPKEMIINLLAKLEVGEFCSVCSDVPEDAVVTMCGHVFCYQCIYERITTDENMCPSPNCGNTLSTDSVFSSGALRICMSGVSSSHASGSSSLDDESSSISQTSYISSKIQAAIDILNSIINTYALTDSDTVESNPSRVAPVKAIVFSQWTGMLDLLELSLNSNLIQYRRLDGTMSLNSRDKAVKDFNTDPEVRVMIMSLKAGNLGLNMVAACHVILLDLWWNPYAEDQAIDRAHRIGQTRPVTVSRLTIKDTVEDRILALQEEKRAMVSSAFGEDKSGGHATRLTVDDLKYLFRF, encoded by the exons ATGCTTGCTGGCAATATGAACAACGATAACTATATTGACTTGAGTTCAGACAGTGATATAGATTTTGACTTCGACTCAGATGATTCAGTTGGTGGTTTGGACCAGGAGCtagcttcatcttcttctaggCCTACTGAAAATATAAATGGTCAATATAGAACTCTGCCACCTTCTTTTACAAATGGTAGACATGTTGATAACGCTCGTCATGCGTTAGGTTCAGGTGACAGAGCTTATCCGCATTCAAGTTCTTATAGGGGGTCACCAAATGATTCTGCAAGGGCAACTCCTGCTTCCAACAGAACTGATATTGTAGTCAAGAAGCACAATGGTTTTGCATCGGAAGAAAATGATAATGGCAAGAGGATTCTTCCCTCATCCTTTTCAAATGGCCGCACAACAAATGCTATGCATCCAGTGGTTGCAAGTGAGACACGCAAATTCCCACCATCTTTTACCAATGGAAATTCACAAAGATTGGCTGAAAATAGGATGGGAAAAAATGTTGCCAATGGAATTGGGGAGCCTTCATCGTCAAGGTTTCCGAGCCGAAGTTCTTTTGGTACTGACAACAAGAAGGTCATCACAGACAGTGACAATG AGGATGTCTATGTATATGGAAGCTCCAGTTCACATAGGGTTCTTCCTCCATCTTTTGGTCGCAATAGTTCTGCTAATCACAGCGAATTTGCTAATGGCATTGATATGCAAGGTCGTCTGAACCTGGAAAATAGGATTATAGATTCTGACGAGAGAGCGGTGTACCAGGAAGCACTACAG AATATTATCCAGGATAAAAGGGAAGATGATCTGCCTGAGGGTGTTCTGTCAGTACCTCTGCTTAGGCACCAG aaaatgGCATTGGCTTGGATGGTTTCGAAGGAGAATAGCTCTCATTGTGCAGGTGGAATTCTTGCAGATGATCAG GGTCTTGGCAAAACAGTGTCTACAATTGCCCTTATACAGAAACAGAGGATCCAGCAGTCTAAGTTTATGTCTGTTGATTCAGATCGTTTAAAAGCTGAAGCGCTAAACcttgatgatgacgatgaggCAGCGCCTGTTGCGGATAATAAGGGGGAGCAGACTAAGAATGATGAACCCAGGAAGGATCTAGGAGCTGGTTCGTCATCAACAGCAGCTGGTACTGGTGACGTTGAAACATGTGCTAGCCTAATGAATACTGCTCCAGATAAGACGGTTGAAAGAAATGTTGAACGTAAGAAGAAGAGTAAGGCAAGCACATCATCTACTATGCAATCCATGACAAGGCCTGCTGCAGGTACTCTAGTGGTGTGCCCAGCTAGTGTTCTTAAGCAATGGGCGAACGAATTGACTGACAAGGTTGGTGAAAGTGCTAAATTGTCTGTTTTGGTCTATCATGGTGGCTCAAGGACCAAAGATCCAAATGAGTTGGCAAAATATGATGTTGTTATCACTACATACACAATTGTGGCCAATGAAGTGCCTAAACAGAATGCCGATGATGACACTGATCAGAAGAATGGTGAAGAATCTTCTGCTGGTAATAAGAGAAAACAACCACCCAAAGCACAGAGCAagtcgaagaaaaagaaaaagaaacttaAGGATTCAGACATTTACCTTGCCAGTGGCCCAGTTGCAAGAGTGCGATGGTTTAGGGTTGTCCTTGATGAAGCTCAGACAATAAAGAACTTTCGAACTCAAGTGGCTAAAGCCTGTTGTGGATTACGTGCAAAAAGAAGATGGTGCTTATCAGGAACACCTATACAAAATGCAATTGATGAGCTCTACAGCTATTTCCATTTCTTGAAATACGATCCATATTCTACTTATAATTCATTTTGTACAATGATAAAGCACCCGATTGCTAGAAATGCAGTTCATGGGTATAAGAAACTTCAGACTGTGTTGAGGATAGTTCTCCTGCGCCGCACAAAAG AAACTCTGATTGATGGTGAGCCAATCATAAAGCTACCTCCAAAGACAATTAATCTGGATAAAGTAGATTTTACAAAAGAGGAGCGAGCTTTCTATTTGACGCTGGAAGAACGCTCGCGGCAACAGTTCAAG GCATACGCTGCTGCTGGTACACTCAAACAGAACTATGCCAACATTCTTCTAATGCTGTTGCGCCTTAGGCAGGCCTGCGATCATCCTCTTCTTGTGAAGGGGCATCAGTCAGAGTATAAAGGCGATGGTTCTATAGAAATGGCAAAGCAACTTCCTAAAGAAATGATAATAAATTTGCTTGCAAAGCTGGAAGTTGGAGAGTTTTGTTCTGTATGCAGT GATGTACCTGAGGATGCCGTCGTGACGATGTGTGGCCATGTCTTCTGCTATCAATGTATATACGAGCGGATAACTACTGATGAGAATATGTGTCCCTCCCCTAATTGTGGAAACACATTAAGTACCGATTCAGTATTTTCGTCAGGAGCGTTAAGGATTTGCATGTCTGGTGTATCCAGTTCTCATGCATCAGGGAGTTCATCATTAGATGACGAGTCATCTTCTATTAGTCAAACTAGTTACATATCCTCAAAGATACAGGCGGCAATCGATATACTGAATTCGATCATTAACACCTATGCCCTTACCGACAGTGATACCGTCGAATCAAATCCTAGCCGAGTGGCCCCAGTGAAAGCCATTGTGTTCTCCCAGTGGACTGGCATGCTGGATTTGCTGGAGCTTTCATTGAATAGCAATCTCATACAGTACAGGAGACTAGATGGAACAATGTCCCTCAATTCAAGAGATAAAGCAGTGAAAGATTTTAACACAGACCCAGAG GTCAGGGTTATGATCATGTCACTGAAAGCAGGTAATCTTGGTCTCAATATGGTTGCTGCTTGCCATGTAATTCTCCTTGATCTTTGGTGGAATCCTTATGCTGAGGACCAGGCAATTGATAGAGCACACAGAATTGGTCAGACTCGTCCTGTTACTGTCTCCCGTTTAACCATTAAAGATACGGTGGAAGATCGCATTTTAGCTCTGCAG GAGGAAAAGAGAGCCATGGTTAGCTCTGCTTTTGGCGAAGACAAATCGGGTGGCCACgcgactcggctcaccgtggATGATCTGAAGTATCTATTTAGGTTTTGA
- the LOC107276542 gene encoding increased rDNA silencing protein 4, translating into MRKARATAAASKPKPRATARAKPKPKPKTKPSPASLLSGGSSPASGDAADDLSFLSPSSPVVKPKPRSPLAAPASSPISPYASPASASVSTVADLRILAASHLDSLKRRLDALHGDSARDLEASHSRISKRFKMQTQSCLQLADEAEKEHRKMADKISEHAEAVKASYKKFVAEVQASTSRVCKVTIPEMAKSADRAIDGLRSRYNIPATAA; encoded by the exons atGAGGAAGGCGAGAGCAaccgccgcggcgtccaagcccAAGCCGAGGGCCACGGCTAGggccaagcccaagcccaagcccaagacGAAGCCCagccccgcctccctcctctccggcgGCTCTTCGCCGGCATCCGGCGACGCGGCCGACGACCTCAGCTTCCTCTCGCCCTCCTCGCCGGTGGTGAAGCCCAAGCCGAGGTCACCGCTCGCCGCCccggcctcctcccccatctcccCCTACGCCTCCCCCGCTTCCGCCTCCGTCTCCACCGTCGCGGACCTGAGGATCCTCGCCGCGTCCCACCTCGACTCCCTCAAGCGCCGGCTCGACGCGCTCCACGGCGACTCCGCCCGCGACCTCGAGGCCTCCCACTcccgcatctccaagcgcttcAAG ATGCAGACTCAGAGCTGCCTGCAGCTGGCGGATGAGGCGGAGAAGGAGCACAGGAAGATGGCCGACAAGATCTCCGAGCATGCTGAGGCAGTGAAG GCCTCGTACAAGAAGTTTGTGGCGGAGGTGCAGGCTTCTACATCTCGTG TGTGCAAGGTGACTATCCCTGAGATGGCGAAGTCGGCAGACAGAGCTATTGATGGACTGCGCAGCCGCTACAACATCCCAGCTACGGCAGCTTAG